From the Polyangiaceae bacterium genome, one window contains:
- a CDS encoding LuxR C-terminal-related transcriptional regulator → MNFDPVHVIERGYEPVASGEAWLERLAHEVIPHVDPSWVTGAAFVATVPGPPDHVVPVVRSGSRVDPELTLTMVSAAHLSARPEQMMTVLQTLRTPGVASVVDLVGELSPGILATAPVPVQDSLAVFVHAGAGKIVLFATVNGKRVNLDAGTRRLWQRIALHLGAGRRLLGRAASPDAADVEAVLEPGGALAHASGEARTAQHMLRDAVRNMDRARTREGRKDPMQALELWRGLLAGRWTLVDHFDSDGRRFVLARKNDPDVPEPRALTRRQRQVVFYASLGWSNKEICYALGLSENTVSAHLAQSLTKLGITTRAELVRMATEVALAAASPFPSP, encoded by the coding sequence GTGAACTTTGATCCCGTCCACGTGATCGAACGGGGATACGAGCCTGTGGCAAGCGGCGAGGCTTGGCTCGAACGGCTGGCTCACGAAGTCATCCCCCACGTAGATCCAAGCTGGGTCACGGGTGCGGCGTTCGTGGCCACGGTGCCGGGGCCGCCGGACCACGTAGTGCCCGTCGTCCGATCGGGGTCGCGGGTAGATCCAGAACTCACGTTGACGATGGTCAGCGCCGCGCACCTCTCGGCAAGGCCGGAGCAGATGATGACGGTGCTGCAGACGCTCCGCACTCCCGGGGTAGCGAGCGTCGTGGATCTGGTCGGCGAACTCTCGCCGGGGATCTTGGCGACGGCTCCCGTGCCGGTCCAAGATTCCTTGGCCGTTTTCGTTCACGCTGGCGCCGGCAAGATCGTGCTCTTCGCTACGGTGAACGGAAAGCGTGTGAATCTGGACGCCGGCACGCGGCGGTTGTGGCAACGCATCGCCTTGCACTTGGGCGCTGGGCGTCGCTTGCTTGGACGAGCCGCATCGCCCGATGCGGCCGACGTGGAAGCAGTGCTCGAGCCGGGCGGCGCACTGGCACATGCGAGCGGGGAAGCACGGACCGCACAGCACATGCTGCGGGATGCCGTAAGAAACATGGATCGGGCCAGAACCCGTGAGGGCCGCAAAGACCCCATGCAGGCGTTGGAGCTGTGGCGCGGGCTGCTAGCAGGACGCTGGACGCTCGTCGATCACTTCGATTCGGACGGCCGTCGCTTCGTGCTCGCTCGCAAGAACGATCCGGACGTGCCGGAGCCGCGCGCCCTGACGCGCCGACAACGCCAAGTCGTGTTCTACGCTTCGCTGGGCTGGTCCAACAAGGAGATCTGTTACGCCCTCGGCCTTTCGGAAAACACGGTGAGCGCACACCTGGCGCAGAGCTTGACCAAGCTTGGCATCACGACGCGCGCAGAACTCGTGCGCATGGCTACCGAAGTCGCGCTTGCCGCAGCAAGCCCGTTCCCGTCCCCTTGA
- a CDS encoding DUF4038 domain-containing protein, which translates to MRSRWVVACALTVATSSSVLTACSSDDGAGRSSGAGGSAGAAGGAGATGATGGTGATGGTGATGGTGATGGAGGNAGSGGATATNRFPLTHTAGERFLREANGKPFFFHGDTGWSLIAQLNQTDAEKYLEDRRAKGFTVVLVNLLERAFSDNAPANESGDEPFTTPGDFSTPNEAYFAHADWVIDTAADKQPAALASPTHASSAVRSWI; encoded by the coding sequence ATGCGAAGCAGATGGGTGGTCGCGTGCGCACTGACGGTGGCGACGAGTAGCTCGGTGCTGACGGCGTGCAGTTCGGACGACGGGGCGGGAAGAAGTAGCGGAGCAGGGGGCAGCGCTGGCGCCGCGGGCGGTGCGGGAGCAACTGGCGCGACGGGAGGCACTGGCGCGACGGGAGGCACTGGCGCGACGGGAGGCACTGGCGCGACGGGAGGCGCGGGTGGCAACGCAGGAAGCGGTGGGGCAACGGCGACGAACCGCTTTCCCCTGACGCACACCGCGGGCGAGCGGTTCTTGCGGGAAGCGAACGGAAAGCCGTTCTTCTTTCACGGCGATACCGGGTGGTCGCTGATCGCGCAGCTGAACCAGACGGACGCCGAAAAGTACTTGGAAGACCGCCGAGCGAAGGGCTTCACGGTAGTGCTCGTCAATCTGTTGGAGCGCGCATTCTCGGACAATGCTCCCGCCAACGAAAGCGGCGATGAGCCTTTCACCACCCCGGGAGACTTCTCCACGCCGAACGAGGCCTACTTCGCCCATGCGGACTGGGTGATCGACACCGCGGCAGACAAGCAGCCGGCAGCGTTGGCCTCGCCTACACACGCAAGCTCGGCAGTCCGCAGCTGGATTTGA
- a CDS encoding serine/threonine-protein kinase, with the protein MTEPTKREVLASEPEDGVEGPPPPVELDDATPLSALSGRYQPGQPLGAGGMGTVLACRDLQIGRDIALKRLDAGDDRARARFVREARLQGQLEHPAVPPVYELGIDDAGRPAFAMKRIRGITLRRVLSQLKWYPERYAEAYSQRRLLSAFSRVCLALDYAHQRGVLHRDLKPGNLMWGEFGEITVIDWGLARLMHTGEAETVGSGSSLADQESVTPVDEVLGTPGYAAPEQLEDPQSALSAAADVYSLGAILFEMLTGQPLHEGSAKQAIASTLVEEAHSPRRRCPDLDIAPELDALCVAATQRRASNRLQSARELYEGIERFLDGQRDREARHELATKHVTRATALVEKATADGDLDARREALRELGRALAVDPGSTAALTELSRLMLVPLSAVPSEVEEAMASTRIQRVQRGGRGAAVAYLTLFLYLPLVLWSGVRDWAPILALYGLNVLSALGVWLVSRSRTAPPVAVMACVLVSTLSFAFTSSLFGALVLMPAMIAVNTTAFGLVLDRTTKYWAIAIGVAAVLLPAALEFLGLTAVRYTFDSAGMHIAPGAIDLTRTPSYVLLLVASFASVITGALATSSLRESLDQAELRLQLGAWQLREFSLPRR; encoded by the coding sequence ATGACGGAACCCACCAAACGAGAAGTGCTCGCCAGCGAGCCCGAAGACGGAGTCGAGGGGCCGCCTCCACCCGTGGAGCTGGATGATGCGACGCCGCTCAGCGCGCTCTCGGGTCGCTACCAGCCGGGACAGCCGCTGGGCGCAGGAGGCATGGGGACGGTGTTGGCGTGCCGCGATCTGCAGATCGGACGCGACATCGCGCTCAAGCGATTGGACGCTGGGGACGACCGTGCTCGCGCTCGCTTCGTTCGCGAGGCGCGTCTCCAAGGACAGCTCGAACACCCCGCCGTTCCCCCCGTGTACGAACTCGGCATCGATGACGCCGGTCGGCCAGCCTTCGCCATGAAGCGCATTCGGGGAATCACCTTGCGTCGGGTGCTCAGCCAACTGAAGTGGTATCCCGAGCGCTACGCGGAGGCTTACTCGCAGCGCCGCCTGCTGAGCGCCTTCTCCCGCGTGTGTCTGGCCTTGGACTACGCACATCAGCGCGGCGTGCTCCACCGTGATCTGAAGCCCGGCAACCTGATGTGGGGCGAGTTCGGAGAGATCACCGTCATCGATTGGGGGCTCGCGCGCTTGATGCACACGGGCGAAGCCGAGACGGTGGGTTCGGGTAGCAGTCTCGCTGACCAAGAGAGCGTGACGCCCGTGGACGAGGTACTGGGAACGCCTGGCTACGCTGCGCCCGAACAGCTCGAAGACCCACAGAGCGCACTGTCTGCAGCCGCGGACGTGTACTCCCTGGGCGCGATCTTGTTCGAGATGCTCACCGGACAGCCCCTGCACGAGGGAAGCGCCAAACAGGCAATCGCGTCGACCTTGGTGGAAGAAGCGCACTCGCCACGGCGGCGCTGTCCGGATCTCGACATCGCACCGGAACTGGACGCGCTGTGTGTGGCGGCAACGCAGCGCAGGGCGTCCAACCGACTACAATCTGCGCGCGAGCTGTATGAGGGAATCGAACGCTTCCTCGACGGGCAGCGCGATCGCGAAGCACGCCACGAACTCGCGACCAAGCACGTGACGCGAGCGACGGCACTGGTGGAAAAGGCCACCGCCGACGGAGATTTGGACGCCCGCCGGGAAGCGCTGCGGGAGCTCGGACGCGCCTTGGCAGTCGACCCCGGATCGACGGCGGCCCTGACCGAGCTCAGCCGACTGATGCTGGTGCCGCTCTCTGCCGTTCCCTCGGAAGTGGAGGAAGCGATGGCGTCGACACGCATCCAACGCGTTCAACGCGGCGGACGCGGCGCGGCCGTGGCCTACCTCACGTTGTTCCTGTACCTACCACTGGTGCTGTGGTCGGGGGTGCGCGACTGGGCGCCCATCCTCGCGCTCTACGGCCTGAACGTCCTGAGCGCCCTGGGCGTGTGGCTCGTGTCGCGCTCCCGCACCGCCCCACCTGTCGCCGTGATGGCATGTGTGCTCGTCAGCACGCTCTCTTTCGCTTTCACGAGTTCGCTCTTTGGCGCCCTGGTGCTGATGCCAGCGATGATCGCGGTGAACACCACTGCCTTTGGCTTGGTGCTGGACCGCACGACGAAGTATTGGGCCATCGCCATCGGCGTGGCTGCCGTGCTGCTGCCGGCAGCGCTGGAGTTCCTCGGGCTCACGGCGGTGCGCTACACCTTCGACTCGGCCGGAATGCACATCGCGCCAGGCGCGATCGACTTGACGCGCACTCCCAGCTACGTGCTGCTCTTGGTTGCCAGCTTCGCAAGCGTGATCACTGGCGCCTTGGCCACTTCCAGCTTGCGCGAATCCTTGGACCAGGCCGAGCTACGGCTACAACTCGGCGCCTGGCAACTCCGCGAGTTTTCCCTGCCACGACGCTGA
- a CDS encoding TetR/AcrR family transcriptional regulator produces MASGSPAPGCESSPRLLWHDSPVSAPRRIRPRKRPSTQAGLSIADAVITATEQVLAESGMQGFSTNRVAERAGVSVGSLYQYFPNKESLLAEVARRLEMRAQTLVLERLQACRELPLRDVIEALVDVLLGDALSVRQVRHVLRRDVPSGWITDTSKEVDQEVRRAIAGELARRDDVRHDATPELLAWVASHAVELLVEQAVLLAPEMLERREFRDQLITLAYAYLRRE; encoded by the coding sequence GTGGCATCAGGGTCGCCCGCGCCCGGATGCGAGTCCAGTCCGCGCCTCTTGTGGCATGATTCGCCGGTGAGTGCGCCACGCCGCATCCGGCCTCGCAAGAGGCCATCCACCCAAGCCGGGCTCAGCATCGCGGATGCTGTCATCACGGCGACGGAACAGGTGCTAGCAGAGTCGGGAATGCAGGGTTTCTCCACCAATCGCGTGGCGGAGCGAGCGGGCGTCAGCGTTGGATCGCTCTATCAGTACTTTCCGAACAAAGAATCCCTGCTTGCCGAAGTCGCGCGTCGCCTCGAGATGCGCGCTCAGACCTTGGTCTTGGAGCGACTGCAGGCTTGTCGCGAGCTTCCGTTGCGCGACGTGATAGAGGCGCTCGTCGATGTCTTGCTCGGGGATGCGCTCAGCGTGCGACAAGTTCGACACGTCTTGCGCCGCGACGTGCCCTCGGGGTGGATCACGGACACGAGCAAAGAAGTAGACCAGGAGGTTCGTCGCGCGATCGCCGGTGAGCTCGCGCGGCGGGACGACGTACGCCACGATGCCACGCCGGAACTCTTGGCGTGGGTTGCGTCGCATGCCGTCGAGCTTCTCGTCGAACAAGCCGTGCTCTTGGCCCCGGAGATGCTGGAGCGTAGGGAGTTCCGAGATCAGTTGATCACCCTGGCGTACGCCTACCTGCGACGCGAGTAG
- a CDS encoding DUF1554 domain-containing protein: MRNFSKNYSVMLVALATCGLWVGCSGSTTDPNGSGGESGAAGSGGSSGSGGRGASGGSGGFAASAGSGGSEDASVGGAGGTAGSGGSSGAGASAGSGGTVSTGGSGGAATGGTSAGGSGGAATGGSGGTATGGSSAGGSGGAATGGSSAGGSGGADAGKPCGNGVIDASEACDDGKNEGMKAGDCAPDCSRVVVERVLKTGGASNGDLATGYPNAVAGADARCGTGFRAMFSDGTNRIASKSALAGDGQVDWPLTPWTIYKSPTGTAIGRTGETGLLGVEGGIWKGLWAKPGLSNAAWTGLLQDYTSSTVNCSGWTSSSAGVVTYFGNSGFTTQQFLEMQGLTNTCDFTRFLYCVEAP; this comes from the coding sequence ATGCGCAATTTCTCCAAGAACTACTCGGTAATGTTGGTTGCCCTCGCTACCTGCGGGCTTTGGGTCGGGTGCAGCGGTTCGACCACGGATCCAAATGGAAGCGGCGGCGAAAGCGGCGCGGCCGGAAGCGGTGGGTCATCGGGCAGCGGAGGCAGGGGTGCATCGGGAGGCAGCGGCGGGTTCGCTGCATCCGCGGGTAGCGGCGGCAGTGAAGACGCGTCGGTTGGAGGTGCTGGTGGCACCGCAGGATCGGGCGGTTCGAGTGGCGCCGGCGCCTCCGCTGGAAGTGGCGGAACCGTATCGACGGGCGGCAGCGGCGGTGCCGCAACGGGGGGAACCTCGGCGGGCGGCAGCGGCGGTGCGGCAACGGGCGGAAGCGGCGGCACTGCAACGGGCGGGAGCTCGGCGGGCGGAAGCGGCGGCGCGGCAACGGGCGGAAGCTCGGCGGGCGGCAGCGGCGGCGCGGATGCTGGCAAGCCCTGTGGAAACGGCGTCATCGATGCATCCGAGGCCTGTGACGACGGTAAGAACGAAGGCATGAAGGCAGGCGACTGCGCACCAGACTGCAGCAGGGTCGTGGTGGAGCGCGTCTTGAAAACCGGCGGCGCCAGCAACGGAGACCTCGCCACGGGATACCCGAACGCAGTGGCCGGGGCAGATGCGCGTTGCGGCACTGGCTTCCGAGCCATGTTCTCGGACGGCACGAATCGAATTGCCTCCAAGAGCGCGCTGGCCGGAGACGGACAAGTCGACTGGCCGCTGACTCCGTGGACGATCTACAAGTCGCCGACGGGCACCGCGATCGGGCGGACGGGGGAGACCGGACTGCTCGGTGTCGAGGGCGGGATCTGGAAAGGCCTGTGGGCCAAGCCTGGCCTGTCGAACGCTGCTTGGACCGGCCTCTTGCAGGACTACACCTCCAGCACCGTCAACTGCTCGGGCTGGACGTCGTCCAGCGCTGGTGTCGTCACCTACTTTGGCAACTCGGGCTTCACTACTCAGCAGTTCCTGGAAATGCAGGGCCTCACGAATACCTGCGACTTCACTCGATTCCTGTACTGCGTAGAGGCTCCGTGA
- a CDS encoding methyltransferase domain-containing protein, which produces MKRFAPALMLLVGCQGAPAPATPAAPAPTPSPAASSPVPAPQVEDPVARALQAKDRSEADRTLDAGRHAKELFGFFGVKPGMRVAELGAGGGYTAEILARIVGPKGQVFGQNSKFILERFAAQPWGERLQKPVMANVVRVDREFDDPLPPEATNLDVVFLILFYHDSVWMETDRAKMNQAIFRALKPGGIFAVVDHSAAEGAGVKEVKTLHRIEESVVKSEVEAAGFRLLQSADFLRNPEDKRDWNASPREAGERRGQSDRFVLKFERPAS; this is translated from the coding sequence ATGAAACGCTTCGCTCCGGCACTCATGCTGCTCGTCGGCTGTCAGGGTGCGCCTGCTCCGGCCACGCCCGCAGCGCCTGCCCCCACTCCCTCGCCCGCGGCATCCTCTCCGGTTCCAGCTCCTCAGGTCGAGGACCCCGTGGCTCGAGCGTTGCAGGCGAAAGACCGTAGCGAAGCAGACCGCACCCTGGACGCGGGACGTCACGCCAAGGAGTTGTTCGGCTTCTTCGGGGTGAAGCCTGGGATGCGCGTCGCCGAGCTGGGCGCCGGCGGCGGCTACACGGCGGAGATCTTGGCGCGCATCGTCGGTCCCAAGGGACAGGTGTTCGGACAGAACTCCAAGTTCATTCTGGAACGCTTCGCCGCACAGCCCTGGGGCGAACGCCTACAGAAGCCCGTGATGGCGAACGTCGTGCGCGTCGATCGCGAGTTCGACGACCCGCTGCCCCCGGAAGCGACGAACCTCGACGTCGTCTTCCTCATTCTCTTCTATCACGACTCGGTGTGGATGGAGACCGACCGAGCCAAGATGAATCAGGCGATCTTTCGCGCGCTGAAGCCGGGCGGCATCTTCGCCGTGGTCGACCACAGCGCCGCCGAAGGCGCAGGTGTCAAAGAGGTCAAGACCTTGCACCGCATAGAGGAGTCGGTGGTGAAGAGCGAGGTCGAAGCAGCGGGCTTTCGCCTGCTGCAGAGCGCCGACTTCTTGCGCAACCCCGAGGACAAGCGAGACTGGAACGCCTCACCCAGAGAAGCCGGCGAGCGCCGCGGACAGAGCGATCGCTTCGTGTTGAAGTTCGAGCGCCCGGCCAGCTGA
- a CDS encoding MXAN_6577-like cysteine-rich protein, translated as MRSRIETGRALGAALIAGVLCTGAFVGCGSDGDSATASGGKGGFGATGATGAVGAFGGNGATDGGGGFGAFGATGGTGNTGGGDPCPGATLCGASCTNTNFDPANCGSCNNACPAGQLCSAGQCGLTCAGGSTLCTDKCVDTQNDPTNCGTCGKACAAGEVCSAGQCGVNCAGGTTLCTDKCVDVQNDPANCGSCGNPCPSGQVCSAGTCNLSCVGGTTLCGNTCTNTDTDPANCGTCGNPCQGGQVCDKGACALQCSGGTTKCGSACVDTNTDSANCGSCGNPCASGQVCSGGACASVCGGNLTKCGNSCVDTQTSEAHCGSCGKACGPGEFCTSGACTPCNSATTDCDGDGWLVSEGDCCDKPGVCGNEPKLVNPGALEVVGNSIDDNCNGLIDLFDQADTIPCDSGLTSNSSAAGDYAKAMGLCRTTTETPAQKKDKTWGLISAEIQRADGSALGDARARSIRTKFGTNNNPVEGSAFVVLSSGIAADATQTNPGPNGGPGGGNVDTTHSPSSSVNISTCTDPDCIKDWFATANAPLKAANALPTAPNCGSGTAGSPTLARDSVMLKFRLRAPTNARAFSFNSYFISAEYPEFVCTNFNDQLVALVKTPSGTPSPIANPVDLNLMTFLDSGGKKWPIGINVAAGTNLFSVCESQAANPGCWDTSVAATSCALGMNGLLGTGFEKSGSCLIGGGTYWLTTAGNVIPGEIVELRIVIWDVGDTAYDSMALLDGFKWLANATLPGTG; from the coding sequence ATGAGATCAAGAATCGAAACGGGTCGCGCCCTTGGCGCGGCACTGATTGCAGGCGTGCTGTGCACGGGCGCTTTCGTGGGCTGCGGAAGTGACGGCGACAGCGCCACCGCATCCGGCGGCAAGGGTGGTTTTGGCGCCACCGGAGCCACCGGGGCCGTGGGTGCCTTCGGCGGCAACGGCGCGACCGACGGCGGCGGCGGTTTCGGCGCCTTTGGCGCGACGGGCGGTACGGGCAACACCGGCGGTGGCGACCCATGTCCCGGCGCAACCCTGTGTGGCGCTTCTTGCACCAACACCAACTTCGATCCCGCGAACTGCGGCAGCTGCAACAACGCTTGCCCGGCTGGGCAGTTGTGTTCGGCGGGGCAGTGCGGCTTGACCTGTGCCGGTGGATCCACCCTCTGCACGGACAAGTGCGTAGACACGCAAAACGATCCCACGAACTGTGGCACCTGTGGCAAAGCCTGCGCGGCCGGTGAGGTCTGCTCGGCAGGTCAGTGCGGCGTCAACTGTGCGGGCGGTACCACCCTGTGCACCGACAAGTGCGTGGACGTGCAGAACGACCCAGCAAACTGTGGCAGCTGCGGCAACCCCTGTCCGTCGGGCCAAGTGTGCTCCGCGGGGACGTGCAATCTGTCCTGCGTCGGCGGCACCACGCTGTGCGGCAACACCTGCACCAACACCGATACGGACCCGGCGAACTGCGGCACCTGCGGCAATCCTTGCCAGGGCGGTCAAGTGTGCGACAAGGGCGCCTGTGCGCTGCAGTGCAGCGGCGGCACCACCAAGTGCGGCAGCGCTTGCGTCGACACCAACACGGACTCGGCGAACTGCGGCAGCTGTGGCAACCCCTGCGCTTCGGGTCAAGTCTGCAGCGGTGGCGCGTGCGCCAGCGTGTGCGGCGGCAACCTGACGAAGTGCGGCAACTCTTGCGTCGACACGCAGACGAGCGAAGCTCACTGCGGCAGCTGCGGCAAGGCCTGTGGCCCCGGTGAGTTCTGTACTTCCGGTGCGTGCACCCCCTGCAATAGCGCCACCACGGACTGCGACGGTGACGGTTGGCTGGTGTCCGAGGGCGACTGCTGCGACAAGCCCGGCGTCTGCGGTAACGAACCCAAGCTGGTGAACCCTGGCGCCCTCGAAGTCGTGGGCAACAGCATCGATGACAACTGCAACGGCCTCATCGACTTGTTCGACCAGGCCGACACCATTCCTTGCGACTCGGGGCTGACCAGCAATTCCAGCGCCGCTGGGGACTACGCCAAGGCGATGGGCCTGTGTCGCACCACGACCGAGACCCCCGCGCAGAAGAAGGACAAGACCTGGGGTCTCATCTCCGCCGAGATTCAGCGCGCCGACGGCAGCGCTCTCGGCGACGCGCGCGCACGCAGCATTCGCACCAAGTTCGGCACCAACAACAACCCGGTCGAAGGAAGCGCCTTCGTCGTGCTGTCCAGCGGTATCGCCGCCGATGCGACCCAGACCAACCCCGGGCCGAACGGCGGCCCCGGTGGCGGCAACGTGGACACCACGCACTCGCCGTCCAGCTCCGTGAACATCTCCACGTGCACGGATCCGGACTGCATCAAGGACTGGTTCGCGACTGCGAACGCGCCCTTGAAGGCTGCCAACGCGCTGCCAACGGCTCCGAACTGCGGCTCGGGCACGGCTGGATCGCCCACCCTCGCGCGCGACTCGGTCATGCTCAAGTTCCGCTTGCGCGCGCCGACCAACGCTCGGGCGTTCTCCTTCAACTCCTACTTCATCTCGGCCGAGTATCCGGAGTTCGTCTGCACCAACTTCAACGATCAGTTGGTCGCCCTGGTCAAGACACCGTCGGGTACGCCTTCGCCGATCGCCAACCCCGTGGACCTCAACTTGATGACGTTCCTCGACTCCGGTGGCAAGAAGTGGCCCATCGGCATCAACGTTGCGGCCGGCACCAACCTGTTCTCGGTGTGCGAATCCCAGGCCGCCAACCCCGGATGCTGGGACACCAGCGTGGCGGCGACCTCCTGCGCCCTCGGCATGAATGGTCTGCTCGGCACGGGCTTCGAGAAGTCGGGCAGCTGCCTCATCGGCGGCGGCACCTACTGGCTGACGACGGCTGGCAACGTCATCCCTGGAGAGATCGTCGAGCTACGCATCGTGATCTGGGACGTGGGTGACACCGCGTACGACTCCATGGCGCTGCTGGACGGCTTCAAGTGGCTTGCCAACGCCACGCTGCCTGGCACCGGCTGA
- a CDS encoding extensin family protein produces MTRAPLLLVVACSALAGCARERTIRYPAPSSYGPRAAAPTWANQGGAPGTPGYPGPQPAPRSAPPANPWGAWRGVDPRWLAWTNPGALPAPGTWLPPGVVWPGASGNGGAGPIGGTSGTPSGGSSSASGAAGARYGGMTSASCLAALGARAVPYQLASSAAGIETPVRLTGPLHGVRIIAMGAAREGAAGTQDLHDCRLALALDDFAELLAARGIVRIDHMSLYRRNAVIAGKGTPSQHAYGLAIDIGSLRRADGQRWVVQTDWTTERGSSPCPGPGLESPAAAGLRDVVCSSLRRGDFNTYVTPNHNADHDNHFHFDVIPGEAGVFAE; encoded by the coding sequence GTGACACGCGCGCCCTTGTTGCTAGTGGTTGCATGCTCTGCGCTCGCGGGTTGCGCTCGCGAGCGCACCATCCGGTACCCTGCACCCAGCAGCTACGGTCCACGCGCGGCGGCCCCGACCTGGGCCAATCAAGGCGGCGCTCCTGGCACGCCGGGTTATCCAGGCCCACAGCCCGCGCCGCGAAGCGCGCCTCCCGCAAACCCGTGGGGAGCTTGGCGCGGCGTCGATCCGCGCTGGCTGGCCTGGACGAACCCTGGTGCGCTGCCCGCGCCGGGCACTTGGCTTCCCCCAGGTGTGGTTTGGCCAGGAGCGAGCGGTAACGGCGGTGCAGGACCGATCGGTGGCACCAGCGGAACACCGAGCGGCGGTTCGAGTTCCGCGTCGGGAGCCGCCGGTGCGCGCTACGGCGGCATGACCAGCGCGTCTTGCCTGGCGGCCCTCGGCGCACGCGCAGTTCCCTATCAACTCGCGTCTTCGGCGGCCGGCATCGAGACACCGGTGCGCCTCACCGGACCTCTACACGGAGTGCGGATCATTGCGATGGGCGCAGCGCGCGAAGGCGCCGCGGGAACTCAGGACTTGCACGATTGTCGTCTCGCCCTGGCCCTTGACGACTTCGCCGAGCTGCTGGCGGCCCGCGGCATCGTGCGCATCGATCACATGAGCCTGTACCGACGCAACGCCGTGATCGCAGGCAAGGGCACGCCGAGTCAGCACGCCTACGGTCTCGCGATCGACATCGGCAGCCTTCGCCGCGCCGACGGTCAGCGCTGGGTCGTGCAGACGGACTGGACCACCGAGCGCGGGAGCTCGCCTTGCCCGGGGCCAGGGTTGGAGAGCCCGGCAGCCGCTGGACTTCGCGACGTCGTGTGCAGCTCGCTACGTCGTGGCGACTTCAACACCTACGTCACGCCGAACCACAACGCCGACCACGACAATCACTTCCACTTCGACGTGATTCCCGGCGAAGCGGGCGTGTTCGCGGAGTAG
- a CDS encoding discoidin domain-containing protein, which translates to MVRRDALALGLRAILVVLPGCSTLFDGGAYSAGGAAGAAGAAGAAGNASGGAGGSSGSGSGGGNVQLCAPASGTNVALDAKVSASSTFAGYSANRVNDGNRSTNLGGSSSWANDSQVMPQWLELDFGTERVITRVDVYTTAGWELQDYDLEVWDGAGFAPLAEVSGSTLACVTSEFSAKPTTKLRLVAWKGPNKQPNHLRVNEIEVYE; encoded by the coding sequence ATGGTGCGTCGCGACGCTCTGGCCCTGGGCCTGCGGGCCATCTTGGTTGTGCTACCTGGCTGCTCCACGCTATTTGACGGAGGTGCCTATAGCGCTGGTGGCGCCGCAGGCGCGGCGGGTGCAGCTGGTGCAGCTGGAAACGCTAGCGGCGGGGCGGGCGGCTCCAGCGGGAGCGGGAGTGGTGGTGGCAACGTGCAGCTGTGCGCACCTGCCTCCGGAACCAACGTTGCGCTGGACGCGAAGGTGTCGGCGTCAAGCACCTTTGCTGGCTATAGCGCCAATCGCGTGAACGACGGCAACCGCTCGACGAACCTTGGAGGTTCATCGAGCTGGGCCAATGACTCCCAGGTCATGCCGCAGTGGCTCGAGCTCGACTTCGGGACAGAGCGGGTGATCACCCGCGTCGACGTCTACACGACGGCAGGTTGGGAACTTCAAGACTACGATCTCGAGGTTTGGGACGGCGCCGGCTTCGCGCCGCTCGCAGAAGTGTCAGGAAGTACCTTGGCGTGTGTGACTTCGGAGTTCAGCGCGAAGCCGACCACTAAACTTCGCCTCGTGGCCTGGAAAGGTCCGAACAAGCAACCCAATCACCTGCGGGTCAACGAGATCGAAGTGTACGAGTAG